In the genome of Scylla paramamosain isolate STU-SP2022 chromosome 2, ASM3559412v1, whole genome shotgun sequence, the window ACATATTTTCAGTAGCAATACAAAATCAATTATGAATAGGCCTACCTTAAACCCATTATTGGCGTGGACTGAATGAGCCCCGGCCTTGGTGGGGTTTACAAATAACGTTTCAACATCATATAGCCATATATGTTTACGTTAGCAGAAAACGTCAACATTTTCCCGCCAAATTCATTGACTAGCATTGATTTTTGGTTGCTCACAAGACACCTACGTgtgggaattaaaaaaaaatactattcagTTAAAAATCTATTATTCAATTTATTCAGTGTATTAAAGATAACATTGCACAAAATATGTTAAAAGTATGTGTAAAACATTGACACTATATAAAATTAAGTCATACCGCTACGTAGTGCATACATCTGTGCAAAGACACGTCCAATTAAGTACAGTTATGTCATTGGTCCACTTAGCCTAGAACATGCTTTTAGTAAGTGGTCTGTCGTTATTTCATGGCTCTCATACTTGTTCCACAATGTAAAAATTCGGCCTTGTAGGGATTTATATCTTTTTCTCTGGTAACGAGCAAGTTTGCCATCCCTGACCAGGTGCACTTGAACGTCTACATAACTTGATTCCTTGTACAAAAGGGGAACCAACACATAAAAAGGAATGTGTGAATTACCTGCACTGCCATTTAGTCTTCTGTGATAACCCTCCAAGTCATTGTTTGTTCTAATACTCTGCCCAAACACTGTCCACTCATTTGGTGACCACAGTCCAGTGATCCATGTTTCTTTAAGATAGGACATTAATTCTAGAATTGGTCCTGCAGGTGCACGTGATTGTAGGTGATTGAATGTTGGTTCAATATGTTCTcctgggaggaaaggaagggccATGATTTGTCTTATAAAATCCTGTGTGGGACGATGATTTATATAGGGAACTGCTAGTCCTAATGACTGAACCTTCCTCCAGATGGCTTGGTTCCAGTGAAATGCACACCCTTGTAATTTTGCCATTGGTAATAGGGTTCTGACAGCCGACCATAACGCCATTTCGAAATCCATTACAAGCTTCTCCACGTTACACTCCCCAGTTACTTCTAAGATTGCTTTTAATACCTTTcggtaatctttttttcttttccctgacaTAACTGTAAATACTAATGGCACTTGTTTAATATTTCCATCGGTTCCCTTAACAAAAGCATGTATTCCGAACAGCTGTAAAAATGGTTTCCTTACTACACGATAGGTTGCATCCATATAccaagttttagcatttttcaaCAAGGACAGTTGATTTGTTGTGGCAAATACCAAGTGTCGTGCATTATGCAATATAATATCCTTCTGGAGGAACTCCTTAGGGATGTAATCCTCCACCAGTTCAAAATCTAAAGTTTTTGGTTCACTGGGTCTGTCTTTCTGGCGCAGATGGTTCACATTGCGGCCTATATAAACTGCATTTACAGTAGCATTATCACTACCTTCTATCTGCATTATGGCACGGTCAACTAGTGTCGCAGCAGATTTAAACATGTTTTCCTGCTCTCTAGCTAGCTTTTTTGCAGTGGCAATGACTTCAGCTGTGATACCAGCATTAGGCTGGGCTTCGTGAACATGGTGACGAGATCCACGAGTAAAAACATCACCATCCTGTGAGACAGTAGCTGGGCAAGTTAGAGACTTGCTCCTAACGCTGCATCGCCATGTCTTCTTGCCTTCacgttgtattttcttttttcctagtGACTTTTCAGTATATGTGTAGCCTAAGGAATCAGCCAggagtgtttttcctcctctcgttgCACCCTCAATGAGTTTATAGGATATCACAAGGGCTTCACCTACACCAGGAACATACTCAATTATCTCGTCAGCTAGTACGTCTTCTTCACACTGATTTGGAATTGCTGGTCGGGTGCTGATATCAGGGATAGGCGTAACCTCCATGCTATCAGTTTCAAGCACTGTGCTCTCGGCGACAGGGACATCAAGCAGAGAATCTGCAGAAGTATAATTTGTAATGTTATCACTATGATTATCAAATGATGATTTAGTACCATTTACAGATCTGTATGTACTAAGGAAGAATACACCCTAGCTGTTATTTTCAATCGATAATTCAGAACACCAACAATTTAAGTAAATTATTACGCTTGCTTACAAAGTTGATAAGCTATAATAAAAATTTTGTAACAGTGGACTAGTACTTCGTGTTGTACCTGTGATTTCTGGCGGCAAGCACTGTACACAATACCACTGTTGGTCACCAATTTCTCCTCGCACCATGCGGCGGTAATCCTCCTGAGTTATACCAGTGTCACACGTTTGGTGCTGCCACTGGTCACACCCATCGCACTGCAGCGCTTGCTGGCGTGGACGGACTTCAGTAGAACAGTAAATGCATGGAAAGGAAGCCATGGTCAGAATGTGGTCCTATGCAGGGTCTTGTTCCGAAGTAACTTTGCTTCATATTAATTCCAGCCCAGTAATTTTGCATATCGAGACCCATTAGTTAATGTAAGAGATTCACGACAGGTTCATATATCTTCATCAGAAACATTTCATGTATCGAGCTGTGATGAGTGAGTATTTAACCTAATAGCTTCGAAACAATTAAGCCATACGTGATATATATTAAACTTAGGACTATCGGAACACCTGAGTTGCGCTCTGCCAAACTGACTGTGGTCCACACTGGGACTGGATTCATCGTTCATCAGATCGAAGTGATCGGGCAAACGATACTCAGAACATATCCTCGGGCATGGTTATTTCTCCTACCTTTTgatatttgtttacatttgtattaatgttttatttatatcctATACGcataaaatacacaaatttgGTATTTCGGTTCCATCAAATGTCGTGGAATCATGGATTGTAAACAAGGCGACGAGTCACGCACACATAGGGGAGGCCAGTATGATTTGTTTGGTCAAAGGTAAGGGAGGCCGGAGTGACCAGGGCCAGAAGAACTAGGGGCCGGAGTGACCTGGGCCGGAAGAACTAGGGGCCGGAGTAACTTGTTTCGGTAATTTTGAATGTCATGATTATATTACAGATGAAATACCGGCCcacatttatataaacaagttAAGGCTGCTCCCAAAACTGGCTAAACCATTTCATATAATATCGAGCTTTTAAAGCTGGACACGACTTGTTCTGTCTCCAGCTTCTCGCTCTGAGTTAATTTTTGGGTTATGGAGCCACAGGCAAGTCACCATTTATACATTTCTGATAAAAGATACTATGTAGGTTACCAATGTTTAGATCTGATGTTGGTCTTGGCTGCTGTGGTGCCACACAAGGAAGTACTTTGAGGCACTGCTGTGCTATGTGCAGGGATTCTCTAGGCCAAAATTCTTTCAGTTTAATGTTTCATGATGGAATAATTTTTGGCATCCTCAAGAATGAATATTTCATTATTCCTCAGTAGCTTTAGTTTGGAGCCCATTATACACCAGTGagccacaaaaataaaaagagcagTCAGTGCTCACCATCTCATGAGTCTGGTTGGAGTTTCTCATCCTATTTAAGACTAAAGGGTTATGATCAGTAAATACTTTCACAGGATCCACTGCCAGACAGGCCCCCAATTCTGTCACCTCCAAACTTCCTCAATGTCTGCCCTCCCAcatttaacaccaccaccaacacacttGCAGCAAACACTGCCACTACTCCAGCAGTCAGTACCGCCACACATGACCCGTGACACCACTGCTCTGCCAGTCCACGTAAACATAGGGACAGCCACGGCTATCCCACACCAGGTATCGGTTGGCACAACCACCGCTTCATCCCTCAGCTCTCCACCCGTCGTTGTCTGTCCGCTTCACCCTCGGACAGGGGAATGAATTCCCAGCACCTGATCCCTTTCCACATTAACTGACGTGGGCAGAGTCTCTCCTAACCCACCCCTCCTCAGTCATTACAAGAGTAGTTTAAATAATCATCCACAAAATCCTTTATCAAATGACACAGAAGAAAGTAAATACACTACAGTGAACATATTGAATAGACAAAAATGTGTACTCAGAAGCATAGGtaaaagaacataacaaaatacAACACCAAATAGCCCATTACAATTTTAATttcaaaaacaacaccaaatagCCCATTACAATTTTAATTTCAGACACTTAAATCACCTTATAGTACCATCTCAAATGATAAGGAGAACCCTCCTTAATTTACCATCAATCCTTAAATCTAAATAACCATCACCAGTATAAGAAGAGTGGTGAACTAGTAGTGGTAACACCACCTTGGCATATATTAGAAGGCaccactttggtgttttgttaaaCTGCATCACTATCAGTTTGGTGTTAAACATGAGACACACATTAAGAAAGGTTTTGTGTTATTGGGTTCAAATTGGAAATGCCTCCAAGTCCTTGTTCTTAGGAAATTGTAATGTGGTATTTAGGAGCTTGTTACATGAAGGTTAGGAGTGTATTTGCCTCATTCAAGGAATGCCCCTTCCCCATTGTAACTTTTTTAGGTATTTAAAAAACAAGATCTCACTAAGAAACAATGATCAGATGGTATGGAAAAAAGTTTCATTTCATATTTGAAAGACTTAAAATGATTTGTATCTTGGGTATGTCACATTTCCTTGTGTATATGTATTGACTCGTAACTTGGCTTGAGATTAATTTCTCAGTACTGCCTACTTGTTCTTATATTAACCTTTTAAGGAGGCTCTCTTCATCCATTTTATCAaactcctttgtgtgtgtgtgtgtgtgtgtgtgtgtgtgtgtgtgtgtgtgtgtgtgtgcgtgtgtgtgtgttttatgatgatgatgatgatgatgataataataataattgataataataataataataataataatagtaatagtaataataataataatcagtctATCAATATGACAGTTgttacactgaaaatatatgttgGGTTTTGGGGAGGCTTAACACTAAaactaaggtgtgtgtgtgtgtgtgggtgtgtgtgtgtgtgtgtgtgtgtgtgtgtgtgtgtgtgtgtgtgtgtgtgtgcgtgtgtgtcagtgcgtgcatgcgtgcatgCATACATGCGTGTGTGCATGCTTgcatgtgtgtgcctgtgtgtgcatgtgtacaCATGTAATATCTAGTGTCCCAGATTAATGGTACCAATGTACTATTCCTAACAGCTTGGAGAAGGAGCAGCCTGACTTGGGCAGGGTATCCCAGGAGTCTAGTCTGAAGGTGCTGGAACTGCAGCGCAAAATTCAGACAGCACGAGAGCAGGTACTGTACTGTTTCCTCACTTCTTTAGTCCCCAAAATGTGTCCTCTTTCTGTATGAGTGAGAGGACTGAATTGTGCAGAAATGGTACATGTGAAGGCTTCTATCAGGGCAGCCCTTCAGAGGGAGATCAAAGATTAGAcaacagtatttttttcatattcagaaGTTTTATTGGTATGTATTTGTGTGATTGTTGAATTTTGTCTATGAGTTTTCTTTGCCATTTCCTGAAGTTTCCTGAATCATTAAGGCCAAGTTGAATTTATTGTTTCAGTGTCCTTTTCATCAGGATTTTTAGCTTGAAAAGTGTCTGCTTTTGGCAGATGATTATTTTTGACTTGGAATATATTTTCTGTTCTGTAATTGAATCTTTATCAGTGTGGAAAATTTTATTTTGATATTGATGTCTTGGccttttatttgtatgttagttttcattattcttgtcattaatttccttctttccaattTAGTTTAAATCTTGCCTTTAGGAATTTTGTTTTAATGTCATCTTAACTGATTTTGTATGTCAGCAACAATTATAGTAACTATTTTGCATCACATTGTAAGTGAGATCTGATCTTTATATGCCATTACATagctttttcatgttttctctgtTCACTTTCACTATGTTCAATAAAGGGTATATTTTAGTTAAGAAACAGAAAGCTGTCCATTTACACACAGAATAACTTGAGACTTTTTGTATCAGGTGCGCAAGTTGCCAGGAGTAGAGTATAGCCGTGAGGAGCAGCTGCGTCGCCTGGAAGCCTTAAGGAAGCAGCTGGCTCTCAAGAAACACCTCCTCCTCAAGTATAAAGCAAAGAGTGAGGGGCCACACTAAGGAGACAAACCCTAACTCTGTGCATGCAAAGGTATGGCATCATGGTGCTAAGTTAGTCAATCTTTTGatcattgtttattttgtacttattataattattacctaTAGTCCATTCACTCATACCTTGCAACTGGTGCCTAAGCAGCTTTTGTGACCTCATTGCTGATTCTTCCCTGGCTCAGACAACCTGTCTTCCACCTAGGGCAGATGTTGGCCTCTTTACATTAAGAGAGTAATACAAGGCTTCCCTATGTCTCCATATTATTTTGTGCAATACTTACTTTGCTTCTTGATTAGTGGCCATGTTAAATGTCATAAAGAATAATTAAGATAATAGAGCTAAATTCATCTTTGGAGTTGAAAATGTTTATATCACTCTTgctctttgcttctctctctctctctctctctctctctctctctctctctctctctcttctctctctctctctctctctctctctctctctctctcctctctctctctcctctctctctctctctctctctctctctctctctctctctctctctctctctctctctctctctctctctctctctctctctctctctctctctctctctctctctctagaattaTCATGATATAAAGAAAGTTCTCCTGAAAACATTAGTCTTATTAGATTTTAGATAAGGTAGAGGGAAGGGGTAGTAAGCACTTTTATACTAAGCTGTAAGTGCAAGGCAACATCAGCTCAACATCACAGTAACAAACATGCACACAACTACTGTTGTCTTGCACCAACAGTTTGCAGATAAAAAGCTGCCTAACTGGCCATCCTCTTGAAGTTTAGGCAGCAGTTCTAAACTACAAGTGAATGGACTATAGTATGTGATTGTAGATATACAAttttttgtgttggtggtgacagGTTAAGGTTGTAAATTATGTGTGTGGAAAAAGCATGATATTcacgtgaagaaagaaaataaaccccAACAtttcctacattctctctctctctctctctctctctctctctctctctctctctctctctctctctctctctctctctctctctctctctctctctctctctctctctctctctctctctctctctctctctctctctctctctctctctctctctctctctctctctctctctctctctctctctctctctctctctctctctctctctaacacacacacacaacgttggaaaagaggagagagtggagacttgattgcgatatataaagcatatgagggagtagaggaggtggactggaGCAACTTAATGGTTTAGGATACACAGGACACTAGAGAATatgggaagaggctgaagaggagtgcttgtagaagagacgtcaaaaagtatagtttcccatatagaagtattgatgtatggaacagtctggatgaggagatagtaaatgcagaaagtatacatggattcaagactaagttggatattaaaagatatggagatgggacagcacgagcatagctcttttcccataaagcacaactaggtaaatacacaacaaAATATTCTCGCAATGTTAATGGTACTTGTGTTTGTAGTTAAGTTTGTTAGCAGTCATTGTATAGTTGTGCCTTATCTCCATGATAAACACAGCCAGTCAGTGAGGAAAGCATTATCCCCATCCAA includes:
- the LOC135112821 gene encoding mediator of RNA polymerase II transcription subunit 9-like, translating into MAGQVVAAGDIDVDFLPIIYQYLRCLEKEQPDLGRVSQESSLKVLELQRKIQTAREQVRKLPGVEYSREEQLRRLEALRKQLALKKHLLLKYKAKSEGPH